One window of Medicago truncatula cultivar Jemalong A17 chromosome 2, MtrunA17r5.0-ANR, whole genome shotgun sequence genomic DNA carries:
- the LOC25486692 gene encoding vacuolar protein sorting-associated protein 54, chloroplastic, giving the protein MDSPPSQQPSWGRSPTFSTTHLNRTTSTSSSTSSPSFSKDSSTIQSLSSILNNPLSSTTISSPEFTPISSTKSTSTLTRSDFLPYLSSLSDPFHRFDEIRKHANNEISTISDDGGAGEALVACLREVPSLYFKQDFHLEEGATFRAACPFSTFAENAILQEKLSQYLDVVELHLVKEISLRSSSFFEAQGELQDLNGKIVEGCTRIRELKDTVRLIDSDLVESARQIQLLNGTRTNLLALQQKLRLILYVNQALSALKLLVASADCAGALDVTDDLQHLLDGDELTGLHCFRHLRDHVTGFIESINSILSAEFIRASLHDAAESDVIILSKAKSRASLLMNGKDDEAKLEEETTNFKDSLLPTVIGLLRTAKLPSVLRIYRDTLTADMKSAIKTAVAELLPVIAARASESEFFSGDRAVEADGGGASLASKLKSLSSDCFVHLLSAIFTIVQAHLVRAAEVKKAIEWILSNCDGHYASDSVAAAIAHGAAAAEISQESEVHGTTFLPYSPQKNVAKGPSFQGKAIDAVSSSNMSKNFRADVLRENAEAVFAACDAAHGRWAKLLGVRTTLHPRLKLQEFLTVYNITHEFITATEKIGGRLGYSIRGILHSQAKAFIDCQHDSRASKIMAVLDQETWVEIDVPDEFQSIINTLFPLDALSSGDPNGVEEDNSNSYHDLATNNDARPMADTGQSNAEQNVEQTDSTDESKKPNRGHSKSLESISTEKDQKKSASQPLFYKGVGYHMVNCGLILLKMLSEYIDMNNLLPALSSEVVHRVVEILKYFNTRTCQLVLGAKAMQVSGLKSITSKHLALASQVISFIHAIIPEIRQILFLKVPENRKLLLLSEIDRVAQDYKVHRDEIHTKLVQIMRERLLVHLRGLPQIVESWNRPEDADPQPSQFARSLTKEVGFLQRVLSRTLNEDDVQAIFRQVVVIFHSQISEAFSRFDISTSQAQNRLYRDIKHILQCIRSLPSGDLSKSDTPNWGQLDEFLVQRFGNDAVQ; this is encoded by the exons ATGGATTCCCCACCTTCTCAACAACCGTCGTGGGGAAGATcaccaaccttttccaccaccCATCTCAACCGCACAACCTCCACATCTTCATCAACCTCTTCCCCATCATTCTCCAAAGACTCTTCCACAATCCAATCTCTCTCTTCCATCCTCAACAACCCTCTCTCTTCCACCACAATCTCCTCTCCCGAATTCACCCCTATCTCCTCCACCAAATCCACCTCCACTCTCACCCGATCCGATTTCCTTCCATACCTCTCTTCCCTCTCCGATCCCTTCCACCGCTTCGACGAAATCCGCAAACACGCTAACAACGAGATCTCAACTATCTCCGACGACGGCGGTGCCGGAGAAGCACTCGTCGCGTGTCTCCGTGAAGTTCCTTCGCTATACTTTAAACAAGATTTTCATCTCGAAGAAGGCGCTACGTTTCGTGCGGCGTGTCCGTTTTCTACGTTTGCTGAGAACGCGATTTTGCAGGAGAAGCTTTCGCAGTATCTTGATGTGGTTGAGCTTCATCTTGTGAAGGAGATCTCTTTGAGATCGTCGTCGTTCTTTGAAGCGCAGGGTGAGTTGCAGGATCTTAATGGGAAGATCGTGGAAGGATGTACGAGGATTCGTGAATTGAAGGATACGGTTAGGCTTATTGATTCGGATTTGGTTGAGTCTGCGAGGCAGATTCAGTTGCTTAATGGTACAAGGACGAATTTGTTGGCGCTTCAGCAGAAACTTAGGCTCATACTATATGTTAATCAAGCACTCTCTGCTCTCAAATTG CTTGTTGCATCTGCAGATTGTGCTGGAGCACTGGATGTAACTGATGATTTGCAACATTTGCTG GATGGAGACGAGCTCACTGGCTTGCATTGCTTTCGTCATCTTAGAGATCATGTGACAGGCTTTATAGAATCCATAAACAG caTTCTTTCAGCAGAGTTTATTCGAGCTTCTTTACACGATGCTGCAGAATCAGATGTGATAATTTTATCTAAAGCTAAATCAAGAGCATCCCTGCTGATGAACGGAAAAGATGATGAA GCAAAGTTAGAAGAAGAAACAACCAATTTCAAAGATAGTCTTCTCCCTACTGTAATTGGCTTGCTTAGAACA GCTAAACTTCCCTCTGTTCTGAGGATCTATCGAGACACACTGACTGCTGATATGAAGAGTGCTATTAAAACTGCCgttgctgagttgcttccagtTATTGCTGCTCGAGCTTCAGAATCAGAGTTCTTTTCTGGAGACAGAGCTGTAGAGGCAGATG GTGGTGGTGCTTCACTTGCTAGCAAGTTAAAGAGTCTGTCATCTGATTGCTTTGTCCATCTTTTGAGTGCTATTTTCACGATTGTACAG GCACATTTAGTGCGGGCGGCTGAAGTGAAAAAAGCCATTGAATGGATTTTGAGCAACTGTGATGGTCATTATGCTTCTGATTCAGTTGCTGCAGCAATTGCGCATGGTGCTGCAGCTGCAGAAATATCCCAAGAAAGTGAGGTTCACGGTACCACATTTTTGCCATATTCACCTCAAAAGAATGTTGCCAAGGGTCCATCTTTTCAAGGAAAAGCAATAGATGCTGTGAGCTCCTCAAATATGTCAAAAAATTTCAG AGCTGATGTATTGCGAGAAAACGCAGAAGCTGTGTTTGCAGCATGTGATGCTGCTCATGGAAGATGGGCAAAGCTTCTGGGGGTCCGTACTACTCTCCATCCTAGGTTGAAGCTGCAGGAGTTTCTAACTGTTTACAACATCACCCATGAGTTCATTACAGCTACAGAAAAA aTTGGTGGAAGATTGGGATACAGCATCCGTGGGATACTGCATTCACAGGCCAAGGCTTTTATTGATTGTCAGCATGATTCTCGG GCGTCAAAAATTATGGCAGTGCTTGACCAGGAAACATGGGTGGAGATAGATGTCCCTGATGAATTTCAATCCATTATCAATACGCTTTTTCCATTGGATGCATTGTCTTCTGGGGACCCTAATGGTGTTGAAGAAGATAATTCAAACAGTTACCATGATTTGGCGACTAACAATGATGCTCGGCCAATGGCAGACACTGGACAGTCAAATGCTGAACAGAATGTTGAGCAGACCGATTCCACCGATGAATCTAAGAAACCAAATAGAGGTCATAGTAAATCGTTAGAGAGTATCAGCACTGAGAAAGATCAGAAAAAATCTGCATCTCAACCTCTTTTCTACAAAGGTGTTGGTTATCACATGGTAAACTG TGGCTTGATATTGCTCAAGATGTTGTCAGAATACATTGATATGAACAACCTTTTGCCAGCACTATCTTCAGAAGTTGTTCACCGTGTGGTAGAAATCTTGAAGTATTTCAACACAAGAACATGTCAACTTGTGCTTGGGGCTAAAGCAATGCAG GTGTCTGGTTTGAAGTCCATCACCTCTAAACACCTGGCGCTGGCAAGTCAAGTCATTAGTTTCATACATGCTATTATTCCTG AAATTCGGCAGATTCTTTTTCTGAAAGTTCCAGAGAATAGAAAATTGCTATTGCTTTCAGAGATTGATCGAGTCGCGCAG GATTATAAAGTCCATAGAGATGAAATACATACTAAATTGGTTCAGATAATGCGAGAAAGATTATTAGTCCATTTGCGTGGGTTGCCTCAAATTGTTGAGAGTTGGAATAGACCTGAGGATGCTGATCCCCAGCCTAGTCAATTTGCTCGGTCCCTTACAAAG GAAGTTGGATTCCTCCAGCGTGTTCTATCTCGAACCTTGAATGAAGATGATGTTCAGGCAATTTTCAG gCAAGTGGTCGTTATCTTTCACTCTCAAatttcagaagcattttcaagATTTGATATAAGCACTTCACAAGCACAGAATAG GTTATATCGGGACATCAAACATATTCTTCAATGTATACGGTCATTGCCATCGGGTGATTTAAGTAAATCTGATACCCCTAACTGGGGTCAGCTGGATGAATTCTTGGTGCAAAGATTTGGGAATGATGCTGTTCAGTAA
- the LOC25486693 gene encoding uncharacterized protein, with translation MEEVEKRYISTVVGETVDESVEYGGQIVEHLSGEAEIENAAAVKLDRVVSEREARYQSIVGTDSCAMDAAAEAAGHPSTSLFADILETIDSILNMPFVNDGKVDRNSSIVDIEETSNFGNDKFDANSNIVVDIMETIDSILNMPIGNDKVDGKTNIVHEVVCGTEVEKCNATEQVIADKDVSGVSALNAEQSDVYEGMEIYVEDQQETERSRTMNQTVEVNGLLVSIEGEENFDANAIAEEGTQITDQGSYMLLRDGKEKLSEESNMRQKVEEQECVDKDNSFFVDEEQDLCEVIEYATPVVNTDDQAGPRNLNNQSSTHQKRKSNFKDTMHSVKKEKRMLDPLNGSLDSPDGDCWTPDHLVSPEHSKKRSAFDHFDDDFKMQTGNKTISVAEVSNTTNSSYKIGDCIHRADSQLTPKTDVDVRIFPENGLDVSPTTVEYDENTTEYSSQVDMLSPLQCVAQKPLGEYTFLNGIVSFFSDFKNSVIVSADWKEISRTDELDTMTKKKLPIAGTGFMSDLHWTDWVIENGNEEKPVQQPLLKNQKKDEQLVAAKSPKPAQVNRGPSSEKNSKSNHAETPNKPHGYIDEKAPAELVMNFTEFKSVPSETNLNKMFRRFGRLNESETEVDRVSSRARVVFKKRVDAEVALGSAKKFKIFGSVLVNYQLNYTPSAFKVFRKR, from the exons ATGGAAGAAGTAGAAAAGAGGTATATATCCACAGTTGTTGGCGAAACCGTAGACGAGTCTGTGGAATATGGTGGTCAGATAGTTGAGCATTTGAGTGGAGAAGCTGAGATTGAGAATGCCGCCGCAGTTAAGTTGGATAGAGTGGTTTCGGAAAGGGAAGCGAGGTATCAATCAATAGTTGGCACTGACTCTTGCGCTATGGATGCTGCTGCTGAGGCAGCAGGTCACCCGTCGACATCACTATTTGCTGACATTTTGGAAACAATTGATTCAATATTGAACATGCCGTTTGTGAATGATGGTAAAGTTGACCGCAATTCCAGTATTGTTGATATTGAGGAAACGTCGAATTTTGGGAATGATAAATTTGATGCCAACtctaatattgttgttgatattatgGAAACGATAGATTCGATATTGAATATGCCAATTGGGAATGATAAAGTTGATGGCAAAACCAATATTGTACATGAAGTTGTCTGTGGGACTGAAGTTGAAAAGTGCAATGCAACGGAGCAAGTAATAGCTGACAAGGATGTGAGTGGTGTTTCTGCTTTGAATGCCGAACAATCTGATGTATATGAGGGGATGGAAATATATGTTGAAGATCAACAAGAAACAGAAAGAAGTCGAACAATGAACCAAACTGTTGAGGTTAATG GATTGCTGGTATCTATTGAGGGCGAGGAAAATTTTGATGCTAATGCAATTGCAGAAGAAGGCACTCAAATTACTGACCAAGGGAGCTACATGCTGTTGCGTGATGGAAAGGAAAAACTCAGCGAGGAGTCAAATATGAGGCAAAAGGTTGAAGAGCAAGAATGCGTTGACAAGGacaattcattttttgttgaCGAGGAACAAGATTTGTGTGAGGTTATTGAGTATGCAACTCCTGTGGTTAATACAGACGATCAAGCTGGGCCTAgaaatttaaataatcaaagCAGCACCCATCAAAAGCGTAAATCTAATTTCAAGGATACTATGCATTCAGtaaagaaggaaaaaaggaTGTTAGACCCATTGAATGGGTCTCTGGATTCTCCAGACGGTGATTGTTGGACTCCAGATCATCTGGTTTCACCTGAACATTCCAAGAAAAGGAGCGCCTTCGATCACTTTGATGATGACTTCAAAATGCAAACTGGGAACAAAACAATTTCTGTTGCAGAAGTTTCAAATACCACAAATTCGTCGTATAAAATTGGTGACTGTATTCATAGGGCTGATAGTCAACTCACTCCGAAGACAGATGTAGACGTTCGTATTTTTCCTGAGAATGGATTGGATGTTTCTCCCACAACTGTTGAGTATGATGAGAACACAACAGAATATTCGTCTCAAGTTGATATGCTATCTCCACTTCAGTGTGTGGCACAAAAACCCCTTGGAGAATATACTTTTCTGAATGGCATAGTCAGCTTCTTCTCTGATTTCAAGAATTCTGTAATTGTGAGTGCTGATTGGAAAGAGATTTCACGTACGGATGAACTTGACACCATGACAAAGAAGAAACTACCCATAGCTGGAACTGGATTTATGAGTGACTTGCATTGGACAGACTGGGTCATTGAGAATGGCAATGAAGAGAAACCAGTGCAACAACCATTGCTGAAAAACCAGAAAAAGGACGAACAGCTTGTCGCTGCTAAGTCACCAAAGCCAGCCCAAGTTAATCGTGGGCCCTCCTctgaaaaaaattctaaaagcAATCATGCCGAGACTCCTAACAAACCTCATGGTTATATAGACGAGAAGGCTCCTGCTGAGCTTGTTATGAACTTCACCGAGTTCAAATCTGTTCCCTCAGAAACAAACCTTAACAAAATGTTTAGGCGTTTTGGACGACTAAATGAATCTGAAACAGAAGTTGACAGAGTAAGCAGCCGTGCAAGAGTGGTCTTTAAGAAGCGTGTAGATGCAGAGGTAGCTCTCGGTAGtgctaagaagttcaaaatatTTGGCTCAGTACTCGTAAATTACCAGCTTAATTACACTCCAAGTGCGTTCAAAGTTTTTAGAAAaagataa